A genomic window from Actinomycetaceae bacterium MB13-C1-2 includes:
- the wecC gene encoding UDP-N-acetyl-D-mannosamine dehydrogenase has product MSSIENGVQVADGGRITVVGLGYIGLPTAVVFANNGWLVTGVDVSDRTVEMVNTGELPFVEEGLEEVLRTVTSSGHLVAQTATPPSDIFIVSVPTPFKDDHEADLSYIEAAADEIAGVLRGGELVVLESTSPPGTTERMAQRILDARTDLSMDGSEDRPVVYFAHAPERVLPGRIMVEMTANDRIIGGTTPEAAEFARQVYSTFCEGELSITDARTAEMSKLAENAFRDVNIAFANELSLIADDLDINVWELIELANKHPRVNILQPGPGVGGHCIAVDPWFIVSSDPENSNLIRTAREVNDSKPDWVIDSVEKAMKDAGPDAKVALLGLAFKPNIDDLRQSPALEIAERLIGNNPDTEFLICEPNIARLPDALRGSRNASLVQPDQAMDQGDVVVLLVAHDAFVGATNDSKGSQIVIDTAGFWELSESVGRESQANE; this is encoded by the coding sequence CAATGGCTGGCTAGTCACAGGAGTAGACGTTTCCGATCGAACCGTTGAGATGGTGAATACTGGAGAGCTTCCATTCGTTGAGGAAGGGCTAGAAGAGGTCCTGCGGACTGTTACCTCGTCTGGCCATCTCGTTGCCCAGACAGCAACTCCGCCATCCGATATCTTTATCGTTTCTGTTCCCACGCCATTCAAAGACGATCACGAGGCGGATCTGTCTTATATAGAAGCTGCGGCAGACGAGATTGCGGGAGTGCTTAGGGGTGGTGAACTGGTTGTTCTTGAATCCACGTCTCCTCCCGGAACCACCGAACGCATGGCTCAACGAATTCTGGACGCTCGGACAGATCTTTCTATGGACGGCTCGGAGGATCGTCCCGTTGTTTATTTCGCGCACGCACCAGAGCGAGTTCTCCCTGGACGCATAATGGTCGAGATGACTGCTAATGATCGCATCATTGGTGGTACTACTCCAGAAGCAGCAGAATTTGCGCGCCAGGTGTACTCTACATTTTGCGAGGGCGAGTTAAGCATTACCGATGCCCGCACGGCCGAAATGTCAAAGCTCGCTGAGAATGCTTTTCGCGACGTGAACATTGCTTTCGCCAATGAACTTTCCCTGATTGCTGATGACCTCGACATAAATGTGTGGGAACTGATCGAACTCGCCAACAAGCATCCTCGCGTCAATATTCTTCAGCCCGGACCGGGAGTCGGCGGACACTGCATTGCGGTGGATCCGTGGTTTATCGTCTCTTCGGACCCTGAGAACTCAAATCTGATTCGCACGGCCCGCGAAGTGAATGACTCAAAACCTGACTGGGTAATTGATTCGGTAGAGAAGGCAATGAAAGATGCAGGTCCCGATGCGAAGGTGGCGCTACTCGGCCTGGCGTTCAAGCCGAATATCGATGACCTTCGCCAGTCACCTGCTTTGGAGATAGCAGAACGACTAATAGGGAACAACCCCGATACAGAGTTTCTGATTTGCGAGCCCAATATTGCGCGGTTGCCGGATGCACTGCGAGGAAGTAGGAACGCTTCGCTCGTGCAACCTGATCAAGCTATGGACCAAGGGGATGTCGTGGTCTTGTTGGTTGCCCATGACGCATTCGTTGGTGCTACGAACGACAGCAAAGGTTCTCAGATAGTGATTGATACTGCAGGGTTCTGGGAGTTGTCAGAATCGGTAGGTAGGGAGTCGCAGGCTAATGAATGA
- a CDS encoding SDR family oxidoreductase translates to MNDRRLALITGGTKGLGLAVARVLLAADFNVVLTYGADSERAAQVKRSLGVEFPLASVKAICADVADIASIDKIVNHFNDENASLDAVVLNAGLTSRGSFEDLKLDDWERVLRANLTYPTFLLQRLLPRINRGGAVVFTGSMLGMDPHSMSLSYGVTKAATHALVKNLVKFLSPRLIRVNAVAPGFVDTEWQKSKPTEIRDSINSKIALGRFAEPEEIAQIYLTLIDNTYLNGEVVRIDGGYSYR, encoded by the coding sequence ATGAATGATCGAAGGCTTGCGCTGATTACAGGAGGCACCAAAGGGCTTGGTCTTGCTGTTGCCAGGGTACTTCTGGCAGCGGACTTCAACGTGGTCTTGACCTATGGTGCTGACTCGGAACGTGCCGCTCAAGTGAAAAGAAGCCTCGGGGTCGAGTTCCCGCTCGCCTCCGTCAAAGCAATCTGTGCGGATGTAGCTGACATTGCTTCCATCGACAAGATCGTAAATCACTTCAACGATGAGAACGCCAGCCTCGACGCGGTAGTTCTTAATGCTGGCCTCACATCTCGGGGAAGCTTCGAGGACCTCAAACTTGATGACTGGGAACGAGTACTAAGGGCGAATCTGACATACCCCACGTTCTTGCTGCAGCGTCTCCTGCCGAGAATCAATCGTGGAGGTGCAGTGGTTTTTACCGGCTCGATGCTAGGGATGGACCCCCATTCGATGTCACTCTCCTACGGAGTTACAAAGGCCGCAACGCACGCGCTAGTAAAGAATCTCGTCAAGTTCCTAAGTCCGCGCTTGATCCGCGTCAATGCTGTTGCCCCGGGTTTCGTGGATACCGAGTGGCAGAAGTCCAAACCAACTGAGATTCGCGATAGCATCAACTCCAAGATTGCTCTGGGTCGTTTCGCGGAGCCCGAAGAAATTGCCCAGATTTACCTGACACTAATCGATAATACCTACCTCAATGGAGAGGTAGTTCGAATCGACGGAGGCTACTCGTACCGATGA